From a region of the Mytilus galloprovincialis chromosome 3, xbMytGall1.hap1.1, whole genome shotgun sequence genome:
- the LOC143069345 gene encoding uncharacterized protein LOC143069345 — translation MDFSLSNEKAQTPTLCQFCEESPAIKWKCINCELFLCQLCSTKIHSKSKASKEHEIISYEPIETEDVAPSMDKVDIESMVCTMHSKQKCFIFCKDCSQPACSKCLTETHKLHDYKPLDEAYNDIISEKEELINKLKSNLQFLRHAKDKLNKILSDGNNNLKETREAIKQTEKEMKESITKYVADLLQELEAKSKKSEKMIKDELSTMKKNEDKLETRINNLNEAKQYHQLADILSPLTKYPVKTIKHNEVTFIPSNMQEKLGRHSLLGDLYTIPDLELIDSYQSAIQNVTNILFYSDNCAFVGSYSSQKLQKVIFGNHRIKVEREIKIKVYDMAKTRDGEILVSSEESEIKLYTKDGQLKTFKSFSPLKTLGIHITKDNKIIIGLTESLKIPATKDSIRTLVIMNQDCYIQTTIEFESLLTYPYRIQSFNDKILVVDIINTEWEGRVVMLDERGKLYWTYNGYNNSDQNHFYPDDIAITSTDTILVSDCENHTIHVLNPDGKLIVCKDVKCLGIELPLGLCIDQNQVLWIGCNTYVKEKFSKAKLSCVKLT, via the coding sequence ATGGACTTTTCCCTGTCTAATGAAAAAGCACAGACCCCAACCCTGTGTCAGTTCTGTGAGGAATCACCAGCGATTAAGTGGAAGTGTATTAACTGTGAACTATTTCTATGTCAATTGTGCAGTACAAAGATACACAGTAAAAGCAAGGCATCTAAGGAACATGAAATTATCAGTTACGAACCAATTGAAACAGAGGATGTTGCCCCTTCAATGGATAAAGTGGATATTGAGAGCATGGTATGTACAATGCATAGTAAACAAAAGTGTTTCATCTTCTGTAAAGACTGTAGTCAGCCAGCTTGTTCAAAATGTTTAACTGAGACTCATAAACTACATGATTATAAACCCCTGGATGAAGCGTACAATGATATAATCTCTGAAAAGGAAGAActtataaacaaattgaaatcaAACCTACAGTTTCTCCGACATGCAAAGGACAAACTAAACAAAATACTCTCCGATGGgaataacaatttaaaagaaacaagGGAAGCAATTAAACAAACTGAGAAAGAAATGAAGGAGTCTATTACAAAATATGTTGCAGACCTTTTACAAGAACTTGAAGCAAAATCAAAAAAGTCAGAAAAAATGATCAAAGACGAACTTTCCACCATGAAAAAGAATGAGGATAAGTTGGAAACCAGAATAAACAATCTAAATGAAGCAAAGCAGTATCATCAACTAGCAGACATTTTATCTCCATTGACAAAGTATCCTGttaaaacaatcaaacataaTGAGGTCACATTCATTCCTAGCAATATGCAAGAGAAATTAGGGAGGCACTCATTACTTGGTGATCTTTATACAATTCCAGACTTGGAACTAATAGACTCTTATCAAAGTGCTATTCAAAATGTGACAAATATACTATTCTATAGTGACAACTGTGCCTTTGTAGGAAGTTATTCAAGTCAAAAACTACAAAAAGTTATATTTGGAAATCATCGTATCAAAGTAGAAAGAGAAATTAAGATAAAAGTGTATGATATGGCTAAGACAAGGGATGGAGAAATACTTGTATCATCTGAAGAAAGTgaaataaaactatataccaaagaTGGacaattaaaaacatttaaatcattttctccATTGAAAACTTTAGGTATTCATATCACAAAAGATAATAAGATAATAATAGGGCTGACAGAATCTTTAAAAATACCTGCTACAAAAGACAGTATTAGAACACTTGTGATTATGAACCAAGATTGTTACATACAAACAACTATTGAATTTGAAAGTCTTTTAACATATCCTTATAGAATCCAATCTTTCAATGATAAGATATTAGTTGTAGATATTATAAACACAGAATGGGAGGGGAGGGTAGTAATGTTAGATGAAAGGGGGAAACTCTATTGGACCTACAATGGTTATAACAATTCAGATCAGAATCATTTCTATCCAGATGATATAGCAATAACCTCTACAGATACTATTTTAGTATCTGACTGTGAAAATcatactatacatgtattaaatccTGATGGGAAACTTATTGTATGTAAGGATGTTAAATGCTTGGGAATAGAATTACCTTTAGGTCTTTGTATTGACCAAAACCAAGTTTTATGGATTGGATGTAATACATATGTTAAAGAAAAATTTAGTAAGGCTAAGCTAAGTTGTGTAAAACTAACCTAA